In Candidatus Brocadia sp., the following proteins share a genomic window:
- a CDS encoding iron-containing redox enzyme family protein: MAKSVDVFYDELEAEILKHPAVKNHSYLQKFSKKADKKAAKLYAEQYYCFSRHFSRYLAGAVAICPDEAGRAPLIKNLFEEYGGRSEEQKGMNPELTHPALFRRFLKAVGVDTSKKALDNIQMLPETELFVEKYLNIHYMNYVEALGALGPGTEFIVPTMYVPIRDGLKHAGLSDDDVLFFSAHIELDVEHAANIRKSLEFCSQTDEDQARIRKGAMSFLNTRGVLWNGLERASNFS, encoded by the coding sequence ATGGCCAAGTCTGTAGATGTATTTTATGATGAATTGGAAGCGGAGATTTTGAAGCATCCGGCAGTAAAAAATCATTCATATTTACAAAAATTCAGTAAAAAGGCAGATAAGAAGGCTGCTAAACTTTATGCTGAACAATATTATTGTTTCTCAAGGCATTTTTCTCGATATCTGGCCGGCGCCGTTGCAATATGCCCTGATGAAGCAGGGAGGGCGCCTTTAATTAAAAATTTGTTTGAAGAGTATGGTGGTAGATCTGAAGAACAGAAAGGCATGAATCCTGAGCTTACGCACCCCGCTCTTTTCCGCAGGTTTTTAAAAGCCGTAGGTGTTGATACCTCCAAAAAGGCATTAGACAACATTCAGATGTTGCCGGAAACGGAGTTATTTGTAGAGAAATATTTAAATATTCATTATATGAATTATGTTGAAGCGTTGGGAGCGCTGGGACCAGGAACAGAATTCATCGTTCCAACAATGTATGTTCCTATTCGTGATGGATTGAAACATGCCGGTTTAAGTGACGATGATGTTCTGTTTTTCTCCGCCCATATTGAATTGGATGTTGAGCATGCTGCGAATATAAGAAAATCATTAGAATTCTGCAGTCAGACAGATGAGGATCAGGCGAGGATTAGGAAGGGAGCTATGAGTTTTCTTAACACAAGGGGTGTATTGTGGAATGGTTTGGAGAGGGCAAGCAATTTTAGTTGA
- a CDS encoding FMN-binding glutamate synthase family protein: protein MSSLFIPNRSRATGTWTRLGDEVLPQSGMCVTCLDGCPGFCEIGKSAYRGSEAIYPGPFGEVTAAAQKDYPVDFSHFNITGSITGHHQKEYDLFTNASIETSMGRDGGLKLRIPIICTGLGSTMIAQKHFESLGIGAAICGSGIVIGENVAAMDDKSTITDGKVANSPELVRRFKSFKDYQKDGYGFIAIQANQEDWRLDVLPYCLEKLGSDALELKWGQGAKNIGGEVKLTSIEKAIRLKKLGYVVIPDPEDPITQQAFQNGTIKGFERHTRICAIPDAMAQAFDGFMDNVQHLRDAGAKYIFLKTGSYRPFDLARAIKFASWARIDVLTIDGSGGGTGMSPWRMMNEWGLPTVYIAALTYKYCKRLADRGEYVPNIVLAGGLVSEDHIYKAFALLSPFIKAVGMSRSTICAAMVGNTIGKAVAEGKVPKPVSEYGSSNDQIFYYSGKIKEQFGNIPAGAMGMYSYYQRLATGLKQLMAGSRRWSINNITRNDIFTLTREATDVTGITYIMDYDMEQAERVLDA from the coding sequence ATGAGCTCATTGTTTATTCCAAACAGATCGCGGGCTACGGGTACATGGACTCGGTTGGGTGATGAAGTTTTGCCTCAAAGTGGTATGTGTGTTACGTGTCTGGATGGTTGTCCAGGCTTTTGTGAAATTGGGAAATCGGCTTACAGAGGTTCAGAGGCAATTTATCCTGGCCCGTTTGGCGAGGTAACCGCAGCAGCACAAAAAGATTACCCTGTTGATTTTTCCCATTTTAATATTACTGGTTCAATTACCGGGCACCATCAGAAAGAATATGACCTTTTCACAAACGCAAGCATTGAAACTTCTATGGGGCGCGATGGAGGTCTTAAATTACGAATACCTATAATTTGTACAGGTCTTGGGTCAACTATGATTGCCCAGAAGCACTTTGAATCATTAGGAATTGGCGCTGCGATCTGCGGTTCTGGTATCGTTATTGGCGAAAATGTGGCAGCAATGGACGATAAATCAACAATCACGGATGGTAAAGTCGCAAATAGTCCTGAATTAGTCAGACGTTTTAAATCATTTAAGGATTACCAGAAAGACGGCTATGGATTTATTGCAATACAAGCAAATCAGGAAGATTGGCGTCTTGACGTATTGCCGTATTGTTTAGAAAAATTAGGAAGTGATGCCCTCGAATTAAAATGGGGACAGGGCGCTAAAAATATTGGTGGTGAGGTTAAATTAACCTCCATTGAAAAGGCGATCCGATTAAAAAAGTTAGGGTATGTTGTCATCCCTGATCCAGAAGACCCAATAACACAACAAGCTTTTCAGAACGGTACAATTAAAGGTTTTGAAAGACATACACGGATTTGTGCCATTCCGGATGCTATGGCACAAGCGTTTGATGGTTTTATGGATAATGTGCAACATTTGCGTGATGCAGGGGCTAAATATATCTTTTTGAAGACGGGCTCTTACAGACCTTTTGACTTAGCACGAGCAATTAAATTCGCTTCGTGGGCCAGAATAGACGTTTTAACAATTGACGGTTCTGGTGGTGGTACAGGAATGAGCCCTTGGCGCATGATGAATGAATGGGGTTTGCCTACGGTTTATATTGCTGCGTTAACATATAAATATTGTAAACGCCTAGCAGACCGCGGTGAGTATGTTCCTAATATCGTACTTGCGGGTGGTTTGGTTTCAGAAGATCATATTTACAAGGCATTTGCCCTTTTATCTCCTTTCATAAAAGCAGTGGGAATGTCCAGATCAACCATCTGTGCAGCTATGGTTGGAAATACGATTGGTAAAGCTGTTGCAGAAGGCAAAGTACCAAAACCTGTTTCGGAATATGGGTCATCAAATGATCAAATCTTTTATTATTCAGGGAAGATTAAAGAGCAATTTGGCAATATTCCTGCAGGCGCTATGGGCATGTATTCTTATTATCAAAGATTGGCAACAGGATTGAAGCAACTTATGGCTGGTTCAAGAAGGTGGTCAATTAACAACATAACACGCAACGATATCTTCACGCTAACCAGGGAAGCGACGGATGTAACAGGTATTACATATATTATGGATTATGATATGGAACAAGCCGAAAGAGTCTTAGATGCTTAA
- a CDS encoding 4Fe-4S dicluster domain-containing protein, producing the protein MAYYITEKCIGCGACSKQCPTSAIYGKTKERFIVNTAKCIECGVCGMACPSAAIVDPKEKTCLRVGLKERPKPVLDMELCSGCGCCVSICPFDCLEMQGDSLLSADSWYPVLRKPGKCVSCSQCAEICAKEALDMQKVGKV; encoded by the coding sequence ATGGCATATTATATTACTGAAAAATGTATTGGTTGTGGCGCATGTTCGAAACAGTGTCCAACGTCAGCAATTTATGGCAAAACAAAAGAAAGATTTATAGTTAATACTGCTAAATGTATAGAGTGCGGCGTTTGTGGAATGGCGTGTCCTTCTGCTGCAATTGTTGACCCAAAAGAAAAAACCTGCCTCAGGGTAGGTCTTAAGGAACGGCCAAAGCCTGTTTTAGATATGGAACTATGCTCGGGTTGTGGATGTTGTGTAAGTATTTGCCCTTTCGATTGCTTGGAAATGCAAGGGGATAGTCTACTTTCCGCTGATAGTTGGTATCCAGTTCTCAGAAAACCGGGGAAGTGCGTAAGTTGCAGCCAGTGCGCAGAGATTTGCGCCAAAGAAGCTTTAGATATGCAAAAGGTAGGTAAGGTATAG
- a CDS encoding 4Fe-4S dicluster domain-containing protein, with the protein MQKALMFDPEKCSYCKKCVTACDVENGLNGQWRRNEMILKETNTSDHAGKSPWHQSCHHCENPACVSSCPRAGLAITKRKDDGIVAVNPEHCTGCSLCVTACPFGLIKLSTRKNSKGQFVADNCTLCLHRHGNKDSGRLENLPACVVSCPRGALEFGKRTELLARMSHRGREGLPIEHQELRPSTVYVNIRRVTKIIVTS; encoded by the coding sequence ATGCAAAAGGCATTGATGTTTGATCCAGAAAAATGTTCTTATTGTAAAAAGTGTGTTACGGCATGCGATGTTGAGAACGGTCTGAACGGCCAGTGGCGGCGAAATGAGATGATATTAAAAGAAACAAATACTTCTGATCATGCCGGAAAATCTCCCTGGCATCAGAGTTGTCATCATTGTGAAAATCCTGCCTGCGTGTCCTCCTGCCCACGCGCGGGTCTGGCAATTACCAAAAGGAAAGACGATGGAATCGTTGCCGTTAACCCAGAACATTGTACGGGGTGCAGTCTTTGTGTTACAGCATGTCCTTTTGGGCTGATTAAACTGAGCACACGCAAAAATTCGAAAGGTCAGTTTGTTGCGGATAACTGTACACTCTGTTTACACCGCCATGGGAATAAAGATAGTGGGCGATTAGAGAATTTGCCGGCCTGTGTTGTTTCGTGTCCAAGGGGCGCCCTTGAGTTTGGCAAGCGGACGGAACTCCTTGCCCGTATGAGTCATCGTGGGAGAGAAGGATTGCCCATTGAACATCAGGAACTCAGACCTTCAACGGTCTACGTTAACATAAGAAGAGTTACGAAAATTATTGTAACTTCCTAA
- a CDS encoding c-type cytochrome yields MLIYLIFVKGIKVMKKKSYIGMAAGFLACFFLTVAFSNAKPTAPKEEKTTFSIRNGGEIFKVYCAACHGENGKGNGRYYVSELETKPADFTKAEVMSNKSNAYLFDFITRGSAAMEKSVLCPPWGHTLVADEIKDVIVYIRSIVDD; encoded by the coding sequence ATGTTGATTTATCTCATCTTTGTAAAAGGAATAAAAGTTATGAAGAAAAAGTCTTACATAGGTATGGCAGCAGGATTTCTTGCGTGTTTTTTCTTAACTGTTGCTTTTTCGAATGCAAAACCAACGGCACCAAAGGAAGAAAAAACAACATTCAGTATAAGAAATGGGGGCGAGATTTTCAAGGTATACTGTGCTGCCTGCCATGGCGAAAATGGGAAGGGAAATGGTCGATATTATGTTTCTGAGCTTGAGACAAAACCTGCAGACTTTACCAAAGCTGAAGTAATGAGCAATAAAAGCAACGCCTATTTATTTGATTTCATCACGAGGGGTTCCGCAGCCATGGAGAAGTCTGTGTTGTGTCCTCCCTGGGGACATACACTGGTTGCAGACGAAATTAAGGATGTGATAGTGTATATTAGGTCAATCGTGGACGATTGA
- a CDS encoding RidA family protein, giving the protein MADITLADLDGMTIEAAHKLSFEDRNKLLDLIIKDALRNVGKQPERQIGLMSDYFEEDIVRFVKVRATQIRCGGFIPIDSTGEVPSLDQKEQFRLVFSNLKKALESMGSNLNRIVNMIIFLKNMDYWGDMNAVYREFIKSCPTRAAIGIQDLNKTYQIEIVNVIAYKVAK; this is encoded by the coding sequence ATGGCAGATATAACATTGGCTGATTTAGACGGAATGACGATTGAAGCAGCACATAAGTTATCTTTTGAAGACAGAAATAAGTTATTAGATTTGATAATTAAAGACGCCTTGAGAAACGTTGGAAAACAACCGGAAAGACAAATAGGATTAATGAGTGATTATTTTGAGGAAGATATTGTTAGATTTGTTAAGGTACGTGCAACACAAATACGTTGTGGTGGTTTTATTCCTATTGATTCTACAGGCGAAGTGCCGTCTTTAGACCAAAAAGAGCAATTTAGATTAGTTTTTTCAAACCTGAAAAAAGCATTAGAGAGCATGGGATCAAATTTAAATCGAATTGTAAATATGATCATTTTTCTTAAAAATATGGATTACTGGGGTGATATGAACGCTGTGTATCGAGAGTTTATTAAATCATGTCCGACTCGTGCAGCCATCGGTATACAGGACCTCAATAAAACATATCAAATAGAAATAGTAAACGTTATTGCTTACAAAGTTGCAAAATAG